The genomic region TCCTGGACCGGATAGGGAACGATCATGCCGGCGTGCTTGCGGCTGTTGACCAGGTTCGCCATGATCGCCGGATCGCCGGCGACAAATGCCGCCCGGTAGCCGGCCACGTTGGACTGTTTGCTGAGCGAATAGACGGCGAGCAGGCCCTCGTGGGAGCCTTCCGCGACCTGCGGGTCCAGGATGCTGGGGACCGGGGCGCCGCCGCGCTGGACGTCCCACTCCCCCCAGCCGAGTTCGGCGTAACATTCGTCGGATGCGACGACTGCGCCGATCTCACGGGCCTGCCGGACGATCCGCCGCAACGACGCGATGTCCCGGACACTGCCTGTGGGGTTGGCCGGTGAATTGACCCAGATAAGGCGCACCCGGGCCCGGGTTCCGGCGTCGAGCTCGTCGAGGTCATCGGCGGCGATCTGTTCCGCACCGGCGAAGGTGGCTCCGATATCGTACGTGGGGTAGGCAACCGTGGGGCGGACGACGACGTCGCCTGTCTTCAGGCCGAGCAGGAACGGCAACCACGCGACGAGTTCCTTGGAACCCACAGTCGGCATCACGTTCTGCGGATCCAGCCCGGGCACGCCGCGTCGGCGTTCAAACCAGCTGGCGATAGCTTCCCGGAGGGCCGGCGTTCCGTGGACCGTGGGATACCCGGGGGCGTCCGCGGCGGCGCGCAGCGCGTCCTGGATGAGATCCGGCGTCGGGTCCACCGGGGTTCCGATGGAGAGGTTGACGGTTCCCGCCGCGTGCCGGGCGGCCGTGGCGAGGTACGGCGCCATGGCCTCCCACGGGTAGTCGGGCAGGCTCAGGCCGAAAGTGCGCACCGCGGAGGTCACCGTGGCGCCGTCCTAGTTGTCTTGGTTCTGCGGCGGCAGGGCGGCGATCATGGGGTGGTCGGTGTGGGTGTTGCCGACCTTCGCGGCGCCGCCCGGAGAGCCGAGCTCGTCGAAGAACTCGACATTGGCCTTGTAGTAGTCGGCCCACTCTTCGGGGGTGTCGTCCTCGTAGTAAATTGCCTCGACGGGGCAGACCGGCTCGCAGGCACCGCAGTCCACGCACTCGTCCGGGTGGATATACAGGGAGCGCTCACCCTCGTAAATGCAATCGACGGGGCACTCTTCAATACATGCCTTATCTTTGACATCTACACACGGCTGCGCGATTACGTACGTCACGTCCCTGGCCTCTCCACGTTGGTTCCGGCGACCGGCCGGATGGTTTCCCGGCCTGAGCGCCGGGGTTGCTGACTTCCGAGCCTATTATCTCCCAGCCTGTTCCCGCGAACCTAGCCGGGCGTCATACACCGTCCGCGTCTTACTATGATCTGATGAGCTCGCCATTGCCCCTGCCCCAGCAGTTCCTCTCCGGCGCACCGCTCGGCACCCGCGTTGTGGTCCGGTACCGGATCGACGGCGGCTTCACAGATGCGCTTGGCGAACTGGTTCAGCGTGCCGACGACGTGTGCACCGTCCGCACGCGCCGCTCCGACGTCGTCATCGCACTCCCCCTCGTCGTGGCTGCCAAGGAAGTCCCCCCGGCCCCTCCTCGTCGGGCCCCGCGGGTGCAGTCCCCGTAGCCGGCGGCTCTCCGGAGCGGCGCGACGGCGGCGGGACACCTTACTGTCAGGCCGCCGACGGGACATGCCCTCCCCTGGCAACGCCCAGTGGACATGCCCTCCCAGATCACGTGTAGCCGATGGACATGCTCTCCCCATGTACGGACCAATGGACATATCAGCATCATCTCCATTGGTGACGGCCAGCACGTGACATGTCCAGTGGTGAACCCACGCAAAACGGGACATGTCCAGTGGTGGGTCGAGGCAACAAGGCGCATGTTCAGTGATAAATGGATGCAGCTCAGCACATGACGAGTTGCGGCCTGGGCACTGTGTGGGCGCCATGCAAGCGCGCAAGAAGAGAGAACCCGCAACCAGCCCTAAGCGGCGGCAGACAACGTGTTCAGGGCTTCCCGGACCATGGTGATGAATTCCTCGGGATGATCCTTCAGCAGCTGGTAGCTCACAACCAATGTCGGAATTCCCCGGCGCGTTGTGACGTTCCAGCGCCGCCGGTCCTCCTCGAAGCTCGTCCTGTCCATGTGGAATCCGGCCCCATCGGTCTCTATGCCGAGGCGGCCATCGACCATCAGGTCCAGATGGCCCATTCCCGGAACGTTGACCTGGGACTCGACATGGAAGCCGGCACGCCGCAGAAGAAATCGGGCCAGGCACTCGATCAGGGACTGCGACTGCGGAACGATGCCCGACACGATTCGGCGCTCACGGGCGTCGTTCCTGCCATCGAGCCGCCGGCGCAGGGACGCCAATTGGAGTCCCTTGACCACGACGGCGGACTCGGCGACGATCAGTCCGTCCAGCTCCGGCAGGCAGCGCAGGCACTGGACGACGGTGTCCAGGAGCGTCGGCGGCGTGGATGCCCGGTGACAGACGAAGCCCTGGTAACTCCTGCTGTGAGTGAGGGCTACGTGCGGCTGCGCCGGGGATTTGAGAACCCACAGCCCGCCGTAGTGTGCAGCGGTGATGCAGGCCGGCTCTGCTGGAAGCGAGCGTATGGAGATCAGCTGCGCGTCGGCGCCGGGCAAGGCATAGACGCCACGGGCAACCCGGGACACGGTACCCGCGGCCATCGCCGACTTGAGCTGGAAATCGGATACCCCCGCCGCGGCGAGGTATTTGGCGCGCGCAACGCCGTCGTACTTGGAGAGCACCTCGATGATGTTGGCCATTCACCCATGGTGAAGTCGTACGCGGCGCCCGGGTAGTCAGATCCCGCGCTATGTGGAGAACTAAAGAGCTGCCGAGCCAAGGCTGTCCGCCATCCGGTCAGGCGTGTCAATGGGCATGTCCCCAGTTCCGTGGTGCCGCCGGACATGTCCCGCGGGCAGGAGGGGACATGTCCCGTGCGCCAGCCCAGCGCCGGACATAATGCCATCGAGCCCACTCGAAGGCGCAAAAGATGAGCATGTCCCCCCGGGGGGAGCAGTTCAAGTTCAGCAGTTCAGTTCAAACAGCTCACGGAGTGCAGGTGGGGCATGTCCACAGGTCGGTGGTGGCGCCGGACATGTCCCGCCGGGAGGAGGGGACATGTCCCGTGCGCCAGCCCCGCGCCGGACATAATGCCATCGAGCCCACTCGAGGGCGCAAAAAATGAGCATGTCCCCCGGGGAGCAGTCCAGCAGTTCAGTCCAGCAGTCCAGTCCAGTCCAGCAGTTCAGTTCAGCAGTCTTAGTCCAGCAGTTCAGTCCAGCAGTTCAGTCCAGCAGTTCAGTTCAAGCAGCTCACGGAGTGCAGGGGGCATGTCCCGTGAGGGCCTAGCCGGTGGGCAGCCTGTACCGCCGGCACCAGAGGAGCATGGCCAGGGTAATGCCGGCGATGCCGAAGACCCAGATGTTGCCTGCGGTGTCCCCGATGATCAGGCGCTTTCCTGTCTCCAGGGTGGACCACCAGCCGATGAGCGCATAGCAGACGAGCCCGCAGACGGCGGTCGGAATGACGGACCGGAACGCCGCCCCAAGCCATACTTCGGCAGAGCCCAGCAGGAGCAGGGCCGCCGCCGCTCCCCACGGAATCTGCATCCCGCCGAGAACCAGATCGTGCCGGTGCAGGGCCGTGCCGGCCAGGGCAACAAAAAGAGCTGCCGGGACGGCGGCGGCAATGCCGCCTGCCGTCCCGGCAGCTCTCTTAGTCACGTTTTAGCCGAAGCCCGGAATCCGGGATCAGACCTTGGCGCGGGCGCGGTTGGCCTTGGCACGCTCGTTGGTGTCCAGGATAACCTTGCGGATGCGGATGGAATCCGGGGTAACCTCAACGCACTCGTCTTCGCGGGCGAATTCGAGGGACTCTTCGAGGGTCAGATCGCGCGGCGGCGTCAGGTTCTCGAAGGTGTCCGAGGAAGCCGCACGCATGTTGGTGAGCTTCTTTTCCTTCGTGATGTTGACGTCCATGTCATCGGCGCGGGAGTTCTCGCCGACGATCATGCCCTCGTAAACCTCGGAGGTGGGCTTGACGAAGAAGGAGCCGCGCTCCTGCAGGTTGATCATGGCGAACGGGGTCACAACACCGGCGCGGTCGGCGATCATCGAACCGTTGGTGCGGTATTCGATCGGGCCGGCCCACGGCTCGTAGCCTTCGGAGATCGAGGCGGCGATGCCGGCGCCACGGGTGTCCGTGAGGAACTTGGTGCGGAAACCGATCAGGCCACGGGCCGGAACGATGAACTCCATGCGGCACCAGCCGGTGCCGTGGTTGGCCATGTTGGTCATGCGGCCCTTGCGGGCTGCCATGAGCTGAGTGACGGCGCCGAGGTATTCTTCCGGCACGTCGATGGTCATGTGCTCCATCGGCTCGTGGACCTTGCCGTCGACCGTCTTGGTGACAACCTGCGGCTTGCCCACGGTCAGCTCGAAGCCTTCGCGACGCATCTGCTCGACCAGAATGGCCAGCGCGAGCTCGCCACGGCCCTGGACTTCCCAGGCGTCAGGACGCTCGGTGGGGAGCACCTTGATGGAGACGTTACCGATCAGTTCCTTGTCCAGACGGTCCTTGACCTGGCGGGCCGTGACCTTGGCGCCCTTGACCTTGCCGGCCAGCGGCGAAGTATTGATACCGATGGTCATGGAGATGGCCGGGTCGTCAACGGTGATCAGCGGCAGCGGCTGCGGGTTTTCGACGTCGGTCAGGGTCTCACCGATGGTGATCTCCTCGATACCGGCGACGGCGACGATCTCGCCGGGGCCGGCGGATTCGGTCGGCACGCGGTCCAAGGCCTTGGTGGCCAGCAGTTCGGTGATCTTGACGCTCTTCAGTTCACCGTTGGC from Arthrobacter sp. NicSoilB8 harbors:
- a CDS encoding type IV toxin-antitoxin system AbiEi family antitoxin domain-containing protein, coding for MANIIEVLSKYDGVARAKYLAAAGVSDFQLKSAMAAGTVSRVARGVYALPGADAQLISIRSLPAEPACITAAHYGGLWVLKSPAQPHVALTHSRSYQGFVCHRASTPPTLLDTVVQCLRCLPELDGLIVAESAVVVKGLQLASLRRRLDGRNDARERRIVSGIVPQSQSLIECLARFLLRRAGFHVESQVNVPGMGHLDLMVDGRLGIETDGAGFHMDRTSFEEDRRRWNVTTRRGIPTLVVSYQLLKDHPEEFITMVREALNTLSAAA
- the typA gene encoding translational GTPase TypA gives rise to the protein MSETTTNTAVATASRSDLRNVAIVAHVDHGKTTLVDAMLKQTNSFAEHNHLEDRVMDSGDLEREKGITILAKNTTVAYNGPSSKGETITINVIDTPGHADFGGEVERGLSMVDGVVLLVDASEGPLPQTRFVLRKALAAHLPVILLVNKTDRPDARIEEVVHESMDLLLGLASDLADEVPDLDLDKILNVPVVYAAAKVGRASLEQPADGSAPENEDLEPLFNAIIEHIPAPTYNPEGVLQAHVTNLDASPFLGRLALLRIYNGTLRKGQTVAWARANGELKSVKITELLATKALDRVPTESAGPGEIVAVAGIEEITIGETLTDVENPQPLPLITVDDPAISMTIGINTSPLAGKVKGAKVTARQVKDRLDKELIGNVSIKVLPTERPDAWEVQGRGELALAILVEQMRREGFELTVGKPQVVTKTVDGKVHEPMEHMTIDVPEEYLGAVTQLMAARKGRMTNMANHGTGWCRMEFIVPARGLIGFRTKFLTDTRGAGIAASISEGYEPWAGPIEYRTNGSMIADRAGVVTPFAMINLQERGSFFVKPTSEVYEGMIVGENSRADDMDVNITKEKKLTNMRAASSDTFENLTPPRDLTLEESLEFAREDECVEVTPDSIRIRKVILDTNERAKANRARAKV
- the dapC gene encoding succinyldiaminopimelate transaminase, producing the protein MTSAVRTFGLSLPDYPWEAMAPYLATAARHAAGTVNLSIGTPVDPTPDLIQDALRAAADAPGYPTVHGTPALREAIASWFERRRGVPGLDPQNVMPTVGSKELVAWLPFLLGLKTGDVVVRPTVAYPTYDIGATFAGAEQIAADDLDELDAGTRARVRLIWVNSPANPTGSVRDIASLRRIVRQAREIGAVVASDECYAELGWGEWDVQRGGAPVPSILDPQVAEGSHEGLLAVYSLSKQSNVAGYRAAFVAGDPAIMANLVNSRKHAGMIVPYPVQEAMRVALGDDAHVAAQKDLYRGRRERIVPALEGFGLTIHESRAGLYLWATAGEATWDTVGRLADRGIVVGPGVFYGEAGNGFVRVALTASDERIDAAVSRLATGA
- the fdxA gene encoding ferredoxin, which gives rise to MTYVIAQPCVDVKDKACIEECPVDCIYEGERSLYIHPDECVDCGACEPVCPVEAIYYEDDTPEEWADYYKANVEFFDELGSPGGAAKVGNTHTDHPMIAALPPQNQDN